A window of the Streptomyces griseochromogenes genome harbors these coding sequences:
- a CDS encoding metal-dependent transcriptional regulator codes for MSGLIDTTEMYLRTILELEEEGVVPMRARIAERLDQSGPTVSQTVARMERDGLVSVASDRHLELTDEGRRLATRVMRKHRLAECLLVDVIGLEWEQVHAEACRWEHVMSEAVERRVLELLRHPTESPYGNPIPGLEELGEKDGADPFLDESMVSLADLDPGSDGKTVVVRRIGEPIQTDAQLMYTLRRAGVQPGSVVSVTESAGGVLVGSGGEAAELEADVASHVFVAKR; via the coding sequence ATGTCCGGACTGATCGACACCACGGAGATGTATCTCCGCACCATCCTCGAACTGGAAGAGGAAGGCGTCGTCCCCATGCGCGCCCGCATCGCGGAGCGGCTCGACCAGAGCGGGCCGACGGTGAGCCAGACGGTGGCGCGGATGGAGCGCGACGGCCTGGTGTCCGTGGCCAGCGACCGGCACCTGGAGCTGACGGACGAGGGCCGCAGGCTCGCCACGCGTGTGATGCGCAAGCACCGTCTCGCGGAGTGTCTGCTGGTCGATGTGATCGGCCTGGAGTGGGAGCAGGTGCACGCGGAGGCGTGCCGCTGGGAGCACGTGATGAGCGAGGCCGTCGAGCGTCGCGTGCTGGAGCTGCTGCGGCACCCGACCGAGTCGCCGTACGGCAATCCGATCCCGGGCCTGGAGGAACTGGGCGAGAAGGACGGCGCGGATCCGTTCCTGGACGAGAGCATGGTGTCGCTGGCCGACCTGGACCCGGGCTCCGACGGGAAGACGGTCGTGGTCCGCCGGATCGGCGAGCCGATCCAGACGGACGCGCAGCTGATGTACACGCTGCGGCGGGCGGGTGTGCAGCCCGGCTCGGTGGTGAGCGTGACGGAGTCGGCCGGCGGGGTGCTGGTGGGCAGCGGCGGCGAGGCGGCCGAGCTGGAGGCGGACGTCGCCTCGCATGT
- a CDS encoding SIS domain-containing protein produces the protein MSDGTPADLFFDAAIGLLQRVREEEAETISAAGTLLADTVAAGGRLFAFGAGHSSLAAQDVVYRAGGLALMNLLAVPGVVGVDVTPATLGSALERVDGLASAVLDTSPIRAGDALVIISLSGRNALPVEMALNARALGVKVIGVTSVAYASQTRSRHSSGTFLKDHCDIVLDSKIAVGDAELTLDTIPAPFAPASTVVTAALMQAVMATTAATLADRGIEPPLLRSGNVDGGHDWNGRVMEEYGDRIFYQH, from the coding sequence ATGAGCGACGGCACGCCTGCCGACCTGTTCTTCGACGCCGCCATCGGCCTGCTGCAACGGGTCCGCGAGGAGGAGGCCGAGACGATCAGCGCGGCCGGCACCCTGCTCGCCGACACCGTCGCGGCCGGCGGCCGGCTGTTCGCCTTCGGCGCCGGGCACTCCTCCCTGGCCGCCCAGGACGTCGTCTACCGGGCCGGCGGACTCGCCCTGATGAACCTGCTCGCCGTTCCCGGCGTCGTCGGCGTCGACGTCACCCCGGCCACCCTCGGATCCGCCCTCGAACGCGTCGACGGACTCGCGAGCGCCGTCCTGGACACCTCCCCGATCCGCGCCGGCGACGCCCTCGTGATCATCTCGCTCTCCGGCCGCAACGCCCTGCCCGTGGAGATGGCCCTCAACGCCCGCGCCCTCGGCGTGAAGGTCATCGGCGTGACATCGGTGGCCTACGCCTCACAGACCAGGTCCCGGCACTCCTCGGGCACCTTCCTGAAGGACCACTGCGACATCGTCCTCGACTCGAAGATCGCCGTCGGCGACGCGGAACTCACCCTCGACACCATCCCGGCCCCCTTCGCCCCGGCCTCCACGGTGGTCACCGCCGCCCTGATGCAGGCCGTCATGGCCACCACGGCCGCCACGCTCGCCGACCGCGGCATCGAGCCCCCGCTGCTGCGCTCCGGCAACGTCGACGGCGGCCACGACTGGAACGGACGGGTCATGGAGGAGTACGGGGACCGGATCTTCTACCAGCACTGA
- a CDS encoding PAS domain-containing protein: MSASRRSGTTDELGPDEPEPDGPHGSDDGPEESGGSDLLAALLDGMDAALCAFDADGVVTHWNREAERILGWTAAEAVGRHGFAGWAVRSADAEDVQERLMSAMHAPGRQVHEFALVTKVGGRVLVRTQSAAVRGPDGKPAGVYCAFSEVHAQIDLERSIALSEALFEDASWGVVLVDADLRPAVVNAHAARALGIGRTSALGRPLGELLAQGVEELEGALTHVLAEGAPPAPAEMWVTVRTAEGEKRRCWRSGFVRLASPLAEEPVPLGVGWLFQDVTEGKQGEQEAALLRFRGNQLHRAARAAAECEDPAEAAVVHLDFALAGFADHALLDRLAGGSRAEGDDAVPVRLVRLAATPAGTPGPSVLTGAAGLPVRYEEGHPALSCVVRAATVRADAGSVPAERAREWALARQWPGDSVRALCAVLRSRGRTLGVVTFLRGAGRSRFERADAAYAEDVAVRIAAALDLAAVLREKAGE; encoded by the coding sequence GTGAGTGCTTCCCGGCGGAGTGGGACCACCGACGAGCTGGGGCCGGACGAGCCCGAGCCGGACGGTCCGCACGGCTCTGACGACGGTCCGGAGGAGTCCGGCGGCTCCGATCTGCTCGCCGCGCTGCTGGACGGCATGGACGCGGCGCTGTGCGCCTTCGACGCGGACGGGGTGGTCACGCACTGGAACCGCGAGGCCGAGCGGATCCTCGGCTGGACCGCCGCCGAGGCGGTGGGGCGGCACGGGTTCGCGGGGTGGGCGGTGCGCAGTGCCGACGCCGAGGACGTGCAGGAGCGTCTGATGTCGGCGATGCACGCGCCCGGCCGGCAGGTTCATGAGTTCGCCCTCGTGACGAAGGTCGGCGGGCGGGTTCTGGTGCGGACGCAGTCGGCCGCCGTGCGTGGGCCGGACGGGAAGCCGGCCGGTGTGTACTGCGCGTTCAGTGAGGTGCACGCGCAGATCGATCTGGAGCGGTCCATCGCGCTGAGCGAGGCGCTGTTCGAGGACGCGTCCTGGGGTGTGGTCCTGGTCGACGCCGATCTGCGGCCCGCCGTCGTCAACGCGCACGCGGCGCGGGCCCTGGGCATCGGGCGTACGTCCGCGCTCGGGCGGCCGCTCGGCGAGCTGCTCGCGCAGGGCGTGGAGGAGCTGGAGGGCGCGCTCACCCATGTCCTGGCCGAGGGCGCGCCGCCGGCGCCGGCCGAGATGTGGGTGACGGTGCGCACGGCCGAGGGCGAGAAGCGGCGTTGCTGGCGCAGCGGGTTCGTGCGGCTGGCCTCGCCGCTCGCCGAGGAGCCCGTACCGCTCGGGGTGGGCTGGCTGTTCCAGGACGTCACCGAGGGCAAGCAGGGCGAGCAGGAGGCGGCCCTGCTGCGCTTCCGTGGCAACCAGCTGCACCGCGCGGCCCGTGCCGCCGCCGAGTGCGAGGACCCGGCGGAGGCGGCCGTCGTCCATCTGGACTTCGCTCTCGCCGGCTTCGCCGACCACGCCCTGCTGGATCGTCTGGCGGGCGGCTCGCGCGCGGAGGGCGACGACGCGGTTCCGGTGCGGCTGGTGCGGCTCGCCGCCACGCCCGCCGGAACGCCCGGGCCGAGTGTGCTCACCGGCGCGGCCGGGCTGCCCGTGCGTTACGAGGAGGGTCATCCGGCGCTGAGCTGTGTCGTGCGGGCCGCGACCGTGCGCGCGGACGCGGGGTCCGTCCCGGCCGAGCGGGCGCGGGAGTGGGCGCTGGCCCGGCAGTGGCCCGGTGACTCCGTGCGGGCCCTGTGTGCCGTGCTGCGCAGCCGGGGCCGGACGCTGGGTGTGGTCACTTTCCTGCGCGGGGCCGGCCGCAGCCGCTTCGAGCGTGCGGACGCGGCCTACGCGGAGGACGTCGCCGTACGGATCGCGGCGGCCCTGGACCTGGCGGCGGTGCTGAGGGAGAAGGCCGGGGAGTAG
- the pdxH gene encoding pyridoxamine 5'-phosphate oxidase — protein sequence MTDRELSLDPSVDPAAMRKQYRSQGLDERDLAAHPMDQFSRWFEDAARAAVHGMIYEPNAMVVATADASGRPSSRTVLMKQYDTDGFVFYTNFDSRKGRELAVNPHVSLLFPWHPIARQVIVTGVARRTGRDETAAYFRTRPHGSQLGAWASAQSSVIASRDGLDAAYAELGARYPEGEQVPVPPHWGGFRIVPETVEFWQGRENRLHDRLRYLVRPDGGWDVERLSP from the coding sequence GTGACCGACCGCGAACTCAGCCTCGACCCGTCCGTCGATCCCGCCGCCATGCGCAAGCAGTACCGGTCCCAGGGGCTCGACGAGAGGGATCTCGCCGCGCACCCGATGGACCAATTCTCCCGCTGGTTCGAGGACGCCGCCCGGGCGGCCGTGCACGGAATGATCTACGAGCCCAACGCGATGGTCGTCGCCACGGCGGACGCGTCGGGCCGGCCCAGCTCGCGCACGGTGCTGATGAAGCAGTACGACACCGACGGCTTCGTCTTCTACACGAACTTCGACTCCCGCAAGGGCCGTGAGCTGGCCGTCAACCCGCACGTCTCGCTGCTCTTCCCCTGGCACCCGATCGCCCGCCAGGTGATCGTGACGGGTGTCGCCCGGCGCACCGGGCGGGACGAGACGGCGGCCTATTTCCGCACCCGCCCGCACGGCTCGCAGCTGGGCGCGTGGGCCAGCGCCCAGTCCTCGGTGATCGCGTCCCGGGACGGGCTGGATGCCGCCTATGCCGAGCTGGGCGCGCGCTACCCGGAGGGGGAGCAGGTGCCGGTGCCGCCGCACTGGGGCGGTTTCCGGATCGTGCCGGAGACGGTCGAGTTCTGGCAGGGGCGCGAGAATCGGCTGCACGACCGGCTGCGGTATCTGGTTCGGCCGGACGGGGGATGGGACGTGGAGCGCCTGAGCCCCTGA
- a CDS encoding citrate synthase 2, whose translation MSDFVPGLEGVVAFETEIAEPDKEGGALRYRGVDIEDLVGHVSFGNVWGLLVDGAFNPGLPPAEPFPIPVHSGDIRVDVQSALAMLAPVWGLKPLLDIDASQARDDLARAAVMALSYVAQSARGQGLPMVPQREIDKANSVVERFMIRWRGEPDPKHVAAVDAYWTSAAEHGMNASTFTARVIASTGADVAAALSGAVGAMSGPLHGGAPSRVLGMIEEIERTGDAEAYVKQALDRGERLMGFGHRVYRAEDPRARVLRRTARELGAPRFEIAEALEKAALEELHNRRPDRILATNVEFWAAIMLDFAQVPAHMFTSMFTCARTAGWSAHILEQKRTGRLVRPSARYVGPGPRGPQEIEGYADIAH comes from the coding sequence ATGTCCGACTTCGTACCCGGGCTCGAGGGAGTCGTCGCGTTCGAGACGGAGATCGCCGAACCCGACAAGGAGGGCGGCGCCCTTCGCTACCGCGGCGTCGACATCGAGGACCTGGTCGGGCACGTCTCCTTCGGGAACGTGTGGGGACTGCTCGTCGACGGCGCCTTCAACCCCGGACTGCCGCCCGCCGAGCCCTTTCCGATCCCGGTCCACTCCGGCGACATCCGTGTGGACGTCCAGTCCGCGCTCGCCATGCTGGCCCCGGTCTGGGGCTTGAAACCACTCCTCGACATCGACGCGTCCCAGGCCCGCGACGACCTGGCGCGCGCCGCCGTCATGGCGCTGTCCTACGTCGCCCAGTCCGCACGCGGGCAGGGGCTGCCGATGGTGCCGCAGCGGGAGATCGACAAGGCGAACTCGGTCGTCGAGCGGTTCATGATCCGCTGGCGGGGCGAGCCGGACCCGAAGCACGTCGCGGCCGTCGACGCCTACTGGACATCGGCCGCCGAACACGGCATGAACGCCTCCACCTTCACCGCGCGCGTCATCGCCTCGACCGGCGCGGACGTCGCCGCCGCGCTGTCCGGGGCCGTCGGCGCCATGTCCGGTCCGCTGCACGGCGGTGCTCCCTCCCGGGTCCTCGGCATGATCGAGGAGATCGAGCGGACGGGGGACGCCGAGGCGTACGTCAAGCAGGCACTCGACCGCGGCGAACGGCTCATGGGCTTCGGGCACCGCGTGTACCGGGCCGAGGACCCCCGTGCCCGCGTACTGCGCCGCACCGCCCGCGAGCTGGGCGCGCCCCGCTTCGAGATCGCGGAGGCGCTGGAGAAGGCGGCCCTGGAGGAGCTGCACAACCGGCGCCCCGACCGGATCCTGGCCACCAACGTCGAGTTCTGGGCCGCGATCATGCTGGACTTCGCGCAGGTCCCGGCGCACATGTTCACCTCGATGTTCACGTGCGCGAGGACCGCCGGATGGTCCGCGCACATCCTCGAACAGAAGCGGACCGGACGACTCGTGCGGCCCTCCGCGCGCTATGTGGGCCCTGGCCCGCGCGGCCCGCAGGAGATCGAGGGCTACGCGGACATCGCCCACTGA
- a CDS encoding isopenicillin N synthase family dioxygenase, with protein MTTHIATTPSYDQLPIIDLSAADRGPQARALLHAQLHSAAHDVGFFQLVGHGVTRAETDTLLRAMRAFFALPEAERLALDNVNSPHFRGYTRTGDERTRGARDWRDQLDIGAERPAHAPGPGEPPYWWLEGPNQWPAALPELRTAALAWIDKLSSVAQRLLHELLTAIGAPAGFYDPIFGDHAHPHLKLVRYPGSAGDGTDQGVGAHKDYGFLTLLLQDTVGGLQVQREDGLFHEVPPLQDAFVVNLGELLEVATNGYLIATNHRVISPPGATERFSVPFFYNPRLDARIAPLPFPHAATAPGITTDPANPLFAEYGYNELKGKLRAHPLVAERHHGNLLTLA; from the coding sequence ATGACGACGCACATCGCGACGACCCCGTCGTACGACCAGCTCCCGATCATCGACCTGTCGGCCGCCGACCGCGGCCCCCAGGCCCGCGCCCTGCTCCACGCCCAGCTGCACAGCGCCGCCCACGACGTCGGCTTCTTCCAGCTCGTCGGACACGGCGTGACCCGAGCCGAGACCGACACCCTGCTCAGAGCCATGCGCGCCTTCTTCGCCCTCCCCGAGGCCGAGAGGCTCGCGCTCGACAACGTCAACTCCCCGCACTTCCGCGGCTACACCCGCACCGGCGACGAACGGACCCGCGGCGCACGCGACTGGCGCGACCAGCTCGACATAGGAGCCGAACGCCCCGCCCACGCCCCCGGCCCCGGCGAGCCGCCGTACTGGTGGCTGGAGGGCCCCAACCAGTGGCCGGCCGCCCTCCCCGAGCTGCGCACGGCCGCCCTGGCCTGGATCGACAAGCTCAGCTCGGTGGCCCAGCGCCTCCTGCACGAACTGCTCACCGCGATCGGCGCCCCCGCCGGCTTCTACGACCCGATCTTCGGCGACCACGCACACCCGCACCTCAAGCTCGTCCGCTACCCCGGCAGCGCGGGCGACGGCACCGACCAGGGCGTCGGCGCCCACAAGGACTACGGGTTCCTCACCCTGCTGCTTCAGGACACCGTCGGCGGCCTCCAGGTCCAGCGCGAGGACGGCCTCTTCCACGAGGTGCCCCCGCTCCAGGACGCCTTCGTCGTCAACCTCGGCGAACTCCTGGAAGTGGCCACCAACGGCTACCTGATCGCCACCAACCACCGGGTGATCAGCCCGCCCGGAGCCACCGAACGCTTCTCGGTCCCCTTCTTCTACAACCCCCGCCTGGACGCCAGGATCGCGCCGCTGCCCTTCCCGCACGCGGCCACGGCCCCGGGCATCACGACCGACCCGGCGAACCCGCTCTTCGCCGAGTACGGCTACAACGAACTCAAGGGCAAGCTGAGGGCACACCCGCTGGTGGCGGAACGCCACCACGGGAACCTGCTGACCCTGGCCTGA
- a CDS encoding TetR/AcrR family transcriptional regulator — translation MPHGDPKPDPKPDPKPDRSPKQDRSRATRQRLLEAAVACLAEHGWAGSTVAVVAERAGVSRGAAQHHFPTREDLFTAAVEYVAEQRSTALRELFPDGAADRHAVVSALVDLYTGPLFRAALHLWVAASDEEQLRSRVTELEARVGRETHRIAVELLGADERRPGVRETVQGLLDMARGLGLANLLTDDTARRERVVAQWAVLMEESLG, via the coding sequence GTGCCGCATGGGGACCCGAAACCGGACCCGAAGCCGGACCCGAAGCCGGATCGCAGCCCCAAACAGGACCGCAGCCGGGCCACCCGGCAGCGGCTCCTGGAGGCCGCCGTGGCCTGCCTCGCCGAGCACGGCTGGGCAGGCTCCACGGTCGCCGTCGTCGCCGAACGCGCCGGCGTCTCCCGGGGTGCCGCCCAGCACCACTTCCCCACCCGTGAGGACCTGTTCACGGCCGCCGTCGAGTACGTCGCCGAACAGCGCTCCACCGCCCTCAGGGAGCTGTTCCCGGACGGCGCCGCCGACCGCCACGCCGTCGTCTCCGCCCTCGTCGACCTCTACACCGGCCCCCTCTTCCGCGCCGCCCTGCACCTGTGGGTCGCCGCTTCCGACGAGGAGCAGCTGCGCTCGCGCGTGACCGAGCTGGAGGCCCGCGTCGGCCGCGAGACCCACCGCATCGCCGTAGAACTCCTCGGCGCCGACGAGAGGCGCCCCGGCGTCCGCGAGACCGTCCAGGGACTGCTCGACATGGCCCGCGGCCTCGGCCTCGCCAACCTCCTCACCGACGACACCGCCCGCCGCGAGCGGGTGGTGGCCCAGTGGGCGGTGCTCATGGAGGAATCGCTGGGCTGA
- a CDS encoding enoyl-CoA hydratase family protein → MSALIGRTRARGVETLSLDATDTRNALSTALVGDLAKALADCAEDPEVRAVVLTHTGTTFCAGADLRDPPDPDALVGLLRQIVELPRPVLARVTGHVRAGGLGLLAACDISAAATGATFAFTEVRIGVAPAVISLPVIPRADPRALARYYLTGERFDPAEAVRLGLLTVTGDDVDEALAPILDGLRRSSPQALAETKPLLTARVLETFDRDAAELTALSARLFSSAQAREGMTAFLERRDAAWVV, encoded by the coding sequence ATGAGCGCACTGATCGGACGCACCCGCGCGCGCGGCGTCGAAACCCTCAGCCTGGACGCCACCGACACCCGCAACGCACTCTCGACGGCCCTCGTCGGCGACCTCGCCAAGGCCCTGGCCGACTGCGCCGAGGACCCCGAGGTCCGGGCCGTCGTCCTCACCCACACCGGCACCACCTTCTGCGCCGGAGCCGACCTGCGCGACCCGCCCGACCCGGACGCCCTGGTCGGCCTGCTGCGACAGATCGTCGAGCTGCCCAGACCCGTTCTCGCCCGGGTCACCGGACACGTCCGCGCGGGCGGCCTCGGCCTGCTGGCCGCCTGCGACATCTCCGCCGCCGCCACCGGCGCCACCTTCGCCTTCACCGAGGTCCGCATCGGCGTGGCCCCGGCGGTGATCTCCCTGCCGGTGATCCCCCGCGCCGACCCCCGGGCGCTGGCCCGCTACTACCTCACCGGCGAGCGGTTCGACCCCGCCGAGGCCGTACGCCTCGGCCTGCTCACCGTCACCGGCGACGACGTGGACGAAGCCCTCGCCCCCATCCTGGACGGCCTGCGCCGCTCCTCCCCCCAGGCCCTGGCCGAGACGAAACCGCTGCTCACGGCTAGGGTGCTGGAGACATTCGACCGGGACGCGGCGGAGCTGACCGCGCTCTCGGCCCGGCTGTTCTCCTCCGCCCAGGCCCGGGAGGGGATGACGGCCTTCCTGGAAAGACGGGACGCGGCATGGGTGGTGTGA
- a CDS encoding 4-coumarate--CoA ligase family protein: MFRSAYADVPPVELPIHEAVLGRAAEFGDLPALIDGTDGTTLTYEQVDRFHRRLAAALADAGVRKGDVLALHSPNTITFPTAFYAATRAGACVTTVHPLATPEEFAKQLADSAARWIITVSPLLESARRAAEIAGGVEEIFVCDSAPGHRSLADMLASRAPEPRTHFDPAEDIAALPYSSGTTGIPKGVMLTHRQIATNLAQLEPPVPTGPGDRILAVLPFFHIYGLTALMNAPLRKGATIVVLPRFDLETFLAAIENHRITGLYVAPPIVLALAKHPAVARYDLSSLKYVICSAAPLDARLAAACAERLGLPPIGQAYGMTELSPGTHVVPLDALHEAPAGTVGKLIAGTEMRIVSLEDPGKDLGTGESGEILIRGPQVMKGYLGRPDATAAMIDAEGWLHTGDVGHVDEAGWLFVVDRVKELIKYKGFQVAPAELEALLLTHPGIADAAVVGGRNDDGNEIPHAFVVRQPTADDLSENEIMLYVAERVAPYKRVRRITFINTVPRATSGKILRRQLREHT; this comes from the coding sequence GTGTTCCGCAGCGCGTACGCAGACGTTCCGCCCGTAGAACTGCCCATCCACGAAGCCGTACTGGGCCGCGCCGCCGAATTCGGCGACCTGCCGGCCCTCATCGACGGCACGGACGGCACCACCCTCACGTACGAGCAGGTGGACCGGTTCCACCGGCGGCTGGCCGCCGCCCTCGCCGACGCGGGCGTGCGCAAGGGCGACGTCCTCGCCCTGCACAGCCCCAACACGATCACCTTCCCGACCGCCTTCTACGCGGCCACGCGCGCGGGGGCCTGCGTCACCACCGTGCACCCGCTCGCCACACCCGAGGAGTTCGCCAAACAGCTCGCCGACAGCGCCGCCCGCTGGATCATCACCGTCTCGCCGCTGCTGGAGTCCGCCCGCCGGGCCGCCGAGATCGCGGGCGGGGTGGAGGAGATCTTCGTCTGCGACAGCGCCCCCGGGCACCGCTCCCTCGCCGACATGCTCGCGTCCCGCGCACCCGAGCCGAGGACCCACTTCGACCCGGCCGAGGACATCGCCGCGCTGCCGTACTCCTCCGGCACCACCGGCATACCCAAGGGCGTGATGCTCACCCACCGGCAGATCGCCACCAACCTCGCCCAGTTGGAGCCCCCCGTCCCGACGGGCCCCGGCGACCGCATCCTCGCCGTGCTGCCGTTCTTCCACATCTACGGCCTGACCGCCCTGATGAACGCGCCCCTGCGCAAGGGCGCCACGATCGTCGTCCTGCCCCGCTTCGACCTGGAGACCTTCCTCGCGGCCATCGAGAACCACCGCATCACCGGCCTGTACGTCGCCCCGCCGATCGTCCTCGCCCTCGCGAAACACCCGGCCGTGGCCCGCTACGACCTCTCCTCCCTGAAGTACGTCATCTGCTCCGCCGCCCCGCTGGACGCCCGGCTCGCCGCCGCCTGCGCCGAACGGCTCGGCCTGCCGCCCATCGGCCAGGCCTACGGCATGACCGAACTGTCGCCCGGCACCCACGTCGTCCCCCTCGACGCCCTGCACGAGGCCCCCGCCGGCACGGTCGGCAAGCTCATCGCCGGCACCGAGATGCGGATCGTCTCCCTGGAGGACCCCGGCAAGGACCTCGGCACCGGCGAGTCCGGCGAGATCCTGATCCGCGGCCCGCAGGTGATGAAGGGCTACCTCGGCCGCCCCGACGCCACCGCCGCCATGATCGACGCCGAGGGCTGGCTGCACACCGGAGACGTCGGCCACGTGGACGAGGCCGGCTGGCTCTTCGTCGTCGACCGGGTCAAGGAACTCATCAAGTACAAGGGCTTCCAGGTGGCCCCCGCCGAACTGGAGGCACTGCTGCTCACCCACCCCGGCATCGCCGACGCCGCCGTCGTCGGCGGCCGCAACGACGACGGCAACGAGATCCCGCACGCCTTCGTCGTACGCCAGCCCACCGCCGACGACCTGAGCGAGAACGAGATCATGCTGTACGTCGCCGAGCGCGTCGCGCCCTACAAACGCGTCCGCCGGATCACCTTCATCAACACCGTGCCGCGCGCGACCTCCGGGAAGATCCTGCGCCGGCAGCTCCGGGAGCACACATGA
- a CDS encoding acyl-CoA dehydrogenase family protein yields MTTHLESEEHKALRSAVAALGRRYGRDYLTRAVAEGKPLSELWSEAGKLGYLGVNLPEEHGGGGGGITELSIVLEELGAAGSPLLMLVVSPAICGTVISRFGTEAQKETWLPGIADGTRLMAFGITEPDAGSNSHRIATTARKDGADWLLTGRKVFISGVDMADAVLIVGRTEDARTGRLKPCLFIVPTDAEGFHKNPIDMELNAAEKQFELVLDDVRLPADALVGDEDAGLLQLFAGLNPERIMTAAFAIGMGRYALSKAIEYARDRTVWKAPIGSHQAIAHPLAQAHIDLELARLMMQKAAHLYDAGDDIGAGEAANMAKYAAGEACVKAVDQAVHTLGGNGLTREFGLASLITAARVARIAPVSREMILNYVSHQTLGLPKSY; encoded by the coding sequence ATGACCACCCACCTCGAATCCGAAGAACACAAGGCCCTTCGGTCCGCGGTAGCCGCCCTGGGCAGGCGCTACGGCCGCGACTACCTCACCCGCGCGGTCGCCGAAGGCAAGCCCCTCAGCGAACTCTGGTCCGAGGCGGGGAAACTCGGCTACCTCGGCGTCAACCTCCCGGAGGAACACGGAGGCGGAGGCGGCGGCATCACCGAACTCTCCATAGTCCTGGAAGAGTTGGGCGCAGCCGGATCGCCCCTGCTCATGCTGGTGGTGTCACCGGCCATCTGCGGCACCGTGATCTCCCGCTTCGGTACGGAGGCCCAGAAGGAGACGTGGCTCCCCGGAATCGCCGACGGCACCCGTCTCATGGCCTTCGGCATCACCGAACCCGACGCCGGCTCCAACAGCCACCGCATCGCCACGACGGCGCGCAAGGACGGCGCCGACTGGCTCCTCACCGGCCGAAAGGTCTTCATCTCCGGTGTCGACATGGCCGACGCCGTCCTGATCGTCGGCCGCACCGAAGACGCCCGCACCGGACGCCTCAAGCCCTGCCTGTTCATCGTCCCCACGGACGCGGAGGGCTTCCACAAGAACCCCATCGACATGGAGCTCAACGCCGCCGAGAAGCAGTTCGAGCTGGTCCTGGACGACGTACGGCTGCCGGCCGACGCGCTCGTCGGCGACGAGGACGCCGGTCTGCTGCAGCTGTTCGCCGGACTCAACCCCGAACGCATCATGACCGCCGCCTTCGCGATCGGCATGGGCCGCTACGCGCTCTCCAAAGCGATCGAGTACGCCCGCGACCGCACCGTCTGGAAGGCCCCCATCGGCTCCCACCAGGCCATCGCCCACCCCCTCGCACAGGCGCACATCGACCTGGAACTGGCCAGGCTGATGATGCAGAAGGCGGCCCATCTGTACGACGCCGGCGACGACATCGGCGCGGGCGAGGCGGCCAACATGGCCAAGTACGCGGCCGGAGAGGCCTGTGTGAAGGCCGTCGACCAGGCCGTCCACACCCTCGGCGGCAACGGCCTCACGCGCGAGTTCGGGCTCGCCTCGTTGATAACGGCGGCGCGTGTGGCTCGTATTGCTCCGGTGAGCCGGGAGATGATTCTCAACTACGTTTCCCACCAGACCCTGGGCCTGCCCAAGTCGTACTAG